Proteins from a single region of Belliella baltica DSM 15883:
- a CDS encoding DUF4221 family protein, whose protein sequence is MRKLKSFTLLSFISIIFFSCSSEENLKSATIEGDLADYAIDTIYFEKDLTTKSLPLEFTYQKEGDKEFLYGMSGFNLLKYEYPSGKLISNTTFEKEGPDGIGGYFSGKLITSDGIFFISNQKEVLHIDFDGKVSKRISLPMTTENRMAANFSAQQGNKMYWNSARQTLMVTDVPFLLKEPILNYQDWIWEFDFKQEKKEVAAQFKFPEPYSEFLDDPELGIYFHLFLKDKNQHLIGFPASDSLLVIHVDQRTKAYAGSNENLEFKKGTTEARGEYTVFSPSVETSRYKWMMHDPYQGLILRHLIIQQGQDDRTTFSKNSFILLDESLTKIGEVKFSDRKINNLGFSTPNGFYLKMGSQESDDREGYVRFNF, encoded by the coding sequence AGTTTTACCCTACTGTCTTTTATTTCAATTATCTTTTTTTCCTGTTCTTCTGAAGAAAATCTAAAATCAGCAACCATTGAAGGTGACTTGGCAGACTACGCTATAGATACCATTTACTTTGAAAAAGACTTGACCACAAAATCTCTTCCGCTGGAATTCACTTACCAAAAAGAAGGAGACAAAGAATTTCTTTACGGCATGTCAGGCTTCAATCTTTTAAAATATGAATATCCATCAGGAAAACTGATATCAAATACTACTTTCGAAAAAGAAGGCCCTGATGGAATTGGGGGTTACTTTTCCGGGAAATTAATCACCAGTGATGGGATTTTCTTTATCTCAAATCAAAAGGAAGTCCTTCATATTGACTTTGATGGCAAAGTCAGTAAAAGAATCTCACTTCCGATGACGACTGAAAATAGGATGGCAGCTAATTTCAGCGCTCAACAAGGAAATAAAATGTACTGGAATTCAGCGCGTCAGACCTTGATGGTGACTGATGTACCTTTCTTACTTAAGGAACCCATTTTAAATTATCAAGATTGGATTTGGGAGTTTGATTTTAAACAAGAGAAAAAGGAAGTTGCAGCGCAGTTTAAATTTCCAGAGCCATATAGCGAATTCTTAGACGATCCTGAATTGGGAATTTACTTTCATCTGTTTCTAAAAGATAAAAACCAACACCTCATCGGGTTTCCTGCTTCTGATTCTCTTTTGGTGATCCATGTTGATCAAAGAACTAAAGCTTATGCGGGGAGCAATGAAAACCTCGAATTCAAAAAAGGAACTACTGAAGCAAGAGGAGAATACACGGTGTTTTCGCCTAGCGTAGAAACGAGCCGATACAAGTGGATGATGCACGACCCTTATCAGGGATTGATTTTAAGACACCTTATTATTCAGCAAGGACAAGATGATAGAACTACTTTTTCTAAAAATAGCTTTATCCTCCTCGATGAATCACTTACTAAAATCGGAGAAGTGAAATTTTCTGACAGAAAAATCAATAATTTGGGATTCAGTACACCCAATGGGTTTTATCTCAAAATGGGGAGCCAAGAATCAGATGATAGAGAAGGATATGTCAGATTTAATTTCTAA